In Bacteroidota bacterium, the genomic window CGCAGATATGGATTTTTTCTTATTTCTCAATAAATCTAAATTAAGTTCCATGACTACTTAAAGTTTAGTTTGTATTGATTTCTGGGAAATGTTCAAAAATTTGTATTGAATAGCAGCAATTTGCTATTGGTCAATTTATTAATTCCGGAGTATGTGATATTAATATGTATATGATCATTGAATTGTTATCTGTCTAGGTGTTTGCAGCAACGTCCTTTCTATAAACGGCAGTATATGTGCCTTTTTTCTCTAAAGAATATTCTTCAACAAAGCTGTGATCAACCATTAAATCAACTATCTCTGCAACGGGCATTCCATCGTATTGACGTTTCGGCTCTTTAATATAGATTTTTCCGCCTTCTTTGAGTATTTTATAAAATTCCCTGACTATTCCGTTTCTCAAATCCGGAGAAACATCATGTAAGGTATAAAAAATGTAAATAATGTCAAAGGAATTAGTTTTTAATTCCATTTCAGGCAATTGGCCAACCAGAAATTCAACATGATTGAAATTTCTCAACCGTTTTTTTGCCTTATTGGTCCAATATTTCGAAAT contains:
- a CDS encoding class I SAM-dependent methyltransferase; the protein is MALSYENPNLLYRLIDELGNNRLFSFIYTSYIKKLNFKGNEKVLDFGSGSGAGSRHLAKVLQNGGHLTCVDISKYWTNKAKKRLRNFNHVEFLVGQLPEMELKTNSFDIIYIFYTLHDVSPDLRNGIVREFYKILKEGGKIYIKEPKRQYDGMPVAEIVDLMVDHSFVEEYSLEKKGTYTAVYRKDVAANT